The Anastrepha ludens isolate Willacy chromosome 2, idAnaLude1.1, whole genome shotgun sequence DNA window aaaaaagaagattgtttttaaatttcaaatcaacgcatatgaataaacaatcgtcttttttcctgatcatccatgaatttttcgtttcaatttatatgttttattaagcattggagcttttttaaccattatccatttatatttttcaaaacaaaaaaacgaaacaaaattttttttccacgaacacataatttcattcggatttcacattaagttctcaaatttcgtaagaaattattcactgttccaaaatccactacaaaaaaattcacaaacaatttttacatgttgcacttacgttttttccttatggcatccaaatcagagagaaatattgacacattgtaactcacactatcaatttgacagttcagttccgccacAAGCGTTacaaaagtaagcgacattatggctggttcaaaagaacgctgtgcccgttgccagtgctccgaattacaaccaaactttacgaaacccattttcaatacttacttaacaatgtgcgtaagtttggtttaattcggtgcaaagacacggcgggtccacgttttggcatatatttccagactctagtcatcaataggtatgaaaattaccccgtattaaagcacttatcaacagctttcatttgatacccatattgtacatacacaaccaaaggttacccggatccacgttttgacctatatctcgagccctatttccaaaaaaaaatataatccatgttactcgtggagaccccagtcacagagcggcatgaaaaatactctgtactaaagcattcaccaacagcttcaatttgatatccatattgtacaaacacattctagggtccacgttttggtctctatctcgagaccctagtcacggagcggcatgaaaaatactctggactaaagcattcaccaacagcttccatttgatacccatattgtacatacacatccgaaggttacccgggtccacgttttgacctatatctcgagccctatttccaaaaaaaaatataatccatgttactcgtggatgatgtagctttcgaatggtgaaagaatttttaaaatcggtccagtagtttttgagcctatttattacaaccaaacaaacaaagttttcttctttataatattagtgtagataACCGCTTGCAAGGTAAAAATGCCGATAAACTATTCTTTTTACATTGTAATATTCaacttttttggtatttttacaaTCATAGGTATATGTAAGGGACTGAAATTAATATGATTGAAACGTATGtacctttttttaattgatttttaaaagttatgTGATTGCTTATTATTTGGGTGCTTGAGaaaatttgtttcgaaattAGCCGGTAGATGTTTCGTCGTTCTCTACTTATAAGAATAgcgtcgttttttttgtttttgttccagTTGTTATTTCAAATTGAGCCAAAAATATTAtcttattttagttttctttcgttcattttgaataaaagaatCAATTGAATTTGCTACAGATGGCAAatcttcaaatattatatattattgtaGAATCCTCAAATATTATACAAAGGgtgaattttaagagatataggaaagtttttcaaaaaaacacacgtaaaattcagaaaaatgcatgatatttttatttaaatcgatggtacagtccatataatttactgtttgaagattatttcatgcaaatgttggccgcgactgcgcttcaaatgatcCATTCGCTCGCCTCTCAAccagtccattgttacgcgtgctgtgtggcatgtggcaccgtcttgctgaaaccacatgtcatgcaagtcaagctcttgcattttgtgcaaaaaaaagttggatattatttcacggtagcgctcaccattcacagttacgttacgattcgcagcatttttgaagaagtacggttcaATGatgcctccagcccataaacctcaccaaactgtgaccttttctggatacattggtagctcttgaaattcttctggctgatcttcactccaaactCGACAATTCTgcatttacgtacccattgatccaaaaatgagcttcgtcgctgaacacaatttttcgataaaaaagtggatcttaaactttcttaacacgcatttttataataaaattcaatgatttgcaagcgttgttcgtttgtaagaatattcatggttaaattatagaccaaactgaagatgtttgacagtgaaacaaaacacgaatcGTGCGTCTGCTGTTcgaaccaactgtttaaaaagataatagctaaaaaatcacccgttattattggcccctattatgagttacattcgatcttcaataatcgctggttgtcgaagctcgaaaatcgaatgtcaatttggtattatgagcggtgcaaccctatcgaaattttcgttgtttaccgaatttagagtcgaatgcaattttgctttcgattgtgcagcgtattgtgggaaaacttgttaaagtgtaagttgtttgcgattatttatggttttctagtaaccaaataataaatatatactaattttgttaattttatgcaggtcgaaagtcgtgagtaccaaacaacaattagaaaggcgaatccacaattcgcaaaagggatttgcaccaaagttcaagcagcaaaaaaatgggaggaatttacaacggagctgaattgcttgggagcACCaatgagaacggcagcaaaatggattaatcttaataatggttttttttttgtgatgttgctagaaatacatttttgttttcccttggcaggtatgggctgaaatacgtagaggaactgaaatacatatttttttcgaatgacgaataattaaataaagaaaatttataacaaaaataaaacagaaactgtggcggaacggtttctatttaatactttttagatttttctataatattctcaaaatttcatttcttatgttttgtgcttctccgttatttgactccacttcaatatcttcagcatctcgtacacagtgggttgagcaagtcctagcttACCTTCATttccaatactcaattggtacgatccctgagcacaaaatcgcagaactgtggctagctttaacatatttggaatggatttgtatcgggtgcactgctgcaactggtttctttactggacagtaggttcataaacgcctctttagataatctaaagttctataaaaatctgtaaggaaatttctgtaatattaagtacgtcaacacattttgaaaattctaaacttactcagtggaagccatttctagggggttggatgcgcccctcaactgttttctacttctagctagttccactaatctttcatagtccgatgaatcgtcgaaccacaactccgttgtactcattttcacaaaaaatcctttttttaacttttaaaaatgttgttagcaaagaatttcaacacaatcggttgttcttttagtttgatttgctgtatcagctgagaaaaaatgatctattgtaaatgcgtcgagcgatcgaaattcacaatagtcctattcttcaacgaatgagcaccataataccaaatgaaaattcgttcgatcagcactttcgactacagtcgaagatcgaatgttgctcataataagggccattgGCGAAGGCAAATCAACATGCGCTTCACTGGATATCTTATTTAAAAGCAAGACTGACAATGTATACTATCAACGCACTACAATTTGTTGTGTAGAGACCGTcaatatattcaaaattcgGTGTGTAAAAACTTTCATACTTCATTAAAGCTTTTGCTAAGCGAACTTTAACCGTCCATACTTTCTAAAGGTATTCATAGTCAAAATTTCTTCGTGAAATGTTTCTTCTACATCCATGGCAAACATTTTGTTACATTGAGTTTTTCGTTGTATTAATGTTCGTCATAACGGGGGCTTACTGCACTTGTATCTTGATATTGAAATACAATAAGTTCAATCAAGTTATTATTACCCTAAGTTTCGTTTTTTGTAAACTTATTTTTAACAAGTTAAAAACTCATCATACCGTATATCCTGAGCAAACTTAGGTGCCACCTCATCTACGGATAAACATCGCTTTTATTTTCCACGGATCATATTTAACATTGCATTATAATTAACAAagaaatctttttattttaatttcttaattaagTTACGCAACTTTTTACCCTATCTTTGACGCAAATCTGCATTTGTGCAACAGAAACATCGATTTACTCAATACGTACGTGCAACATATGCTTCGCTTGTACCTCCACCCCAATCACTCTTACACTGTAGGCACATACTAGTGTAATCTCCCCACCATACCACTCAAATCACTCATTAATGCCCCGCGTGCGAACTGCAGTCAATATTGAATACCCTTTGAATTGAAGATTTTTTCTATAcacattttatgtaaaatacacTTTATATACAAACTGTTTTTATCTACATACaacatatattgtatttacaaatttatataaatggtTTTAACTATCAACCAACGTTGTCAGAGAATGTGACCTATCTCTTGCGCATATTGTTCGCATTATCTACCCCAGAAGCGTTGCTTGTGTGTCGCACACGCGTTTCATTGACCACTGCACGGCGCTGCGTCGATCGTTCGCCTATACATCTCATATCACCTCAATTCAATGGGGTTTCATGTTGTGCATACTCATGTTTACAAGCTTTCATACTAAATTATTGCCACCCTGTTCCTCCCGCTTCTGCTACTTCAACTTattcttttcagctgttttgCGTACTACTACTAGCACAAAAACCACAAACAGCCAATATTTGTGCGGCGCACAAACTTTTCGTCTTCATTGTTTGCCGCAAATGCCACTTTCGTCTCCGCCGACCTGTCGTTGGTTGACTTGGTGACGTGCACGTTTCTTCTAAATGGGTGATAGCTGCTGGCCGCTGGCCACTGCTAACTCACTCGAcaaagttaatttatttatattttcggtTTCTATGGTTACATTAATGTGTGTTCAGAACCTTGGTATTGTTACAATGTGATTCTCCTGTTCGAGCTGGGGATATCAGATTTCGTTATTCAATTAACTTTTCTGAGAGTGTTTTAATTATGAAGCCTATATTCTGGTTGTGAACGGGCCAAAACAAGCGTTAATATTTAGTTGtaatgacaaaaaaaagtttcttataaAACTTCCTCTAAATGTTGGCGGCAAAACTGAAGGCAAATTTCGTTATTTTTCATGCATGAATTAACATTGCAAAACAACCGATGGCActattgatagtaaaaaaattgtttcactattgatttttttaagctCTCTggaatattttatgtatgtaggcTTGATTAATTgttacgtgaaagagaaggtatacgccaacagcccagggtcgattcaagacctcaaagattgacttcgtgaggctatcgaggacatagggcagccacttgcAATTCAATTATggcaaatttcatgaaaaggatattgtcctgtaagcgtggtcgtgggggtcatttgcctgatgttatttcccaccttcctctttataatgaaataaacatccgaccacttatattaaaaaatatcatttttctttgaatatcaaaataacacctctgtttgaaaactcctatatattgtatatagttagtgcttacaccatttttgggtatttggccgatctCGTTACGTTCGGAAATAAAACGCTTTTTTACCTCGCAAACTGCCCTCGTAAGTTGCCAGAACGACTTGAATTTAAATCCGCACAAGCCATTCTCCAAATGTTGTGCTCaggtgttaaaatttcatgaaagatTGTCTCTGGTCTTGGACGAAGTATTGTATACCATCCTTACGTTGAATTCTCAAAAGTTTGAGTCTGCTCATAAAAATGGGTGAGAATGTTTTGTAAAAAACTGTGACTTGTTATCGGGTATACAGTATTGGCCAAAACTAAAGAATTTCCCTTACAGCATTACTCAAAATGCcaagtaatttaataaaaaccacgtgaaatattgcatatttgaatgtttaataataaattagtatcatatttcggtattttttttCAGTGCGCTATGAGTATTAAAAaggttacaaaaatatttacatatgtacttctGATTTTGTGCCTTCAAAAGTATTtgtcaaatacaattttccattcacctacaattttgtatttatattttagttatatttttttgtaattttctactactaaatttcagtaaaataaaaaaaatttctctttattttttcagtttataagATCTACAATTGATGATCTAAACCACATTCTTCTCCAAGAAGCCAATTGTCATTAAAAGCATCATTAAATATACAACAAAGAGGTTCAATTGCTTGAATTTATTGACTTAGATCAATTTAATtgactaataaatattttttgctttttagcgAAGAAGCCCATCATCCATACTTCGTCATCAAAACCAAACAACTCTAAATACATCATCCACCACTAGCATACAGACCATTgatttataaaagaaatggaACTGAGAGTTGGCAATAAATATCGCCTGGGTCGTAAGATCGGCTCAGGTTCGTTTGGCGATATTTACCTAGGCACCACAATAAACACAGGCGAGGAAGTCGCCATAAAACTTGAATGCATACGCACGAAACATCCCCAGCTACACATCGAGTCAAAATTCTATAAAACCATGCAGGGCGGCATTGGTATACCGCGCATAATCTGGTGTGGGTCGGAAGGTGATTACAATGTGATGGTGATGGAATTGTTAGGCCCATCATTGGAAGATTTATTCAATTTCTGTTCACGTCGCTTCTCACTAAAAACAGTACTATTACTCGCCGATCAGATGATATCACGCATCGATTATATACATTCTCGTGACTTCATACATCGAGACATAAAACCGGACAATTTTCTCATGGGTTTGGGCAAAAAGGGAAATCTCGTTTATATAATTGACTTTGGACTGGCGAAAAAATTCCGCGATGCCCGCTCTCTGAAACACATACCCTACCGGGAAAACAAAAATCTCACAGGTACCGCACGTTATGCCTCAATCAACACACATTTGGGCATTGAACAGTCGCGTCGTGATGATTTGGAATCGCTCGGTTATGTGCTGATGTATTTTAATTTGGGTGCACTGCCGTGGCAAGGTCTGAAGGCTGCCAACAAACGTCAGAAGTATGAACGCATCTCGGAGAAGAAACTGTCGACGACAATACTGTCGCTGTGTAAAGGTTTCCCCAGCGAATTTGTCAACTATTTGAATTTCTGCCGTCAAATGCACTTTGAACAACGGCCCGATTATTGCTATTTAAGAAAACTCTTCCGTAATTTGTTCCATCGTCTTGGCTTCACTTATGACTATGTCTTCGACTGGAATCTGCTGAAATTTGGCGGGCCACGTAATCCGCAAGCCATTCAACAACAACAGGATGGTGGCGGTGAATGCCAACAAGGACAAGAGGCGTCCGcttcacaacagcaacaacaccaacacaaTCAGAAGCAAATAGCTGGTGGTGTCGCTGCCGTAGGTAGTGCACAAATCATGAACTCGGGAGGCGGTGGAGGTGCGCAAACACTGGTCAGTAGTAGTGGTGCAATGGTCGGTGGTGGCACTTCCCAAATGGTGGTCGGCAGTGGCAATGGTGGCGGCGGCCTAAATATGGATGATTCAATGGCGGCCACGAACTCATCACGTCCTCCCTACGATACCCCCGAACGGCGTCCATCGATTCGCATGCGTCCAGGTGGTGGTGGAGGCGGCGGCGTGGTGCAGCCGGGCGTTGTCAACGACGTGAGAAACgcgaaataatattttattgtttagaTTTcaagtacatacttatatatatatgtatgtatatatatatatatatatatttatgttaacATATACATAATTGAACGCTAGTTAATAGAGTATAGGTCAGGTCGTCTTCATGTAGTTTTAGCAATTTTAGATTTTGAAACtcgtttaatttcatttcacgcACTGAGCACTGATTGTTGTTGACATTGCGTTTGGGTTTAGAAACGAATGCCGGCAAACAAACAATGACCCAGTAATATTTGTTAAGCATAATTCGGCTGGAAAAAGATTTACAAACCCCCATTAAACAACTTTTGAGCAGTAATCACTCAACAGAAATCGTGgcgaaaatatgtaataaatattaaatttcagaattacagtaataatacatatacatatacaagatATGATATATGAAGTGAACTGCGTTAAGTTGTTTAGTTGGTGCAACAAAGACACACATTTGTTTTAAGTGCGGATGTTTGCCgcaaagcaacaataaaactcATACAAATAATGTATAACCGCAAAAATCTGAATACAACCTGTATGTATTCGTTAAAAATACACCTACAaactttatatatacatatattcatgctctagaatatacatatataaaagctTAGATATATGTGGAGatacttttaatatttaagtttaTATTCCTAAATCTAAACTGCTCCTCTAGACATTGTTTGCGAATGTGAAATCAAAGCATGGAAGAAAAatgccaacaaaacaaaaaacaacacagaGAGAAATTAAGCAGAATAATCGtaaaaatgaaaaggaaaaaccATAACAGCAGGCAAAGAAACTAATGTGTATacttaaaaatagcaaaataaaacgATGTAAAGAAcgtaatacaaacaaaaaaaaaataataataataataatacagaaAATATTGAAGATGTACGTGGATGGTACCACATTGCTATTGAGAAATTTTATGCTGTATAAAACTTTGTAATGCATACAAAATTGTATGcgtgtatacacatacacatatacattatTTGATTAATTAATGAATAGATGTATGTAGTTTTGCTGAAATTTATCGAACTTTTATTGCGAGAGAAGGTACTGCATTGTTGTAGGCCACCTCCTTCATCCAAGACACATGTGCACCAATAGATTtgcattgtatgtatatttatatataaacattCTTTAAGATTAATacctattcatattttttattgaaaaaatagaaaaagaaaatactttattttgaaatctttaaaacaaaaacgaaaaatcgaTTATAATTTCTTCACTTTTAACTAATGCTGGAAGGCATGTCTTGGGATACTATTTTCGCTAGTCACTAATAATTCGTACTGCTCCGATTTCTTGTCATATACCTCCCGTTGCGAAATTATAAACGCGccactattttgtttttataaaaactactaAAAGAAAACATGTGACAacgcaaagttttaaactttgtacataattttgaaaattttcatcaaaacttacTACTTCTTAACCAGAGTTTTTAGAATTCTGATGATTTTTTCCATAGAAAGTGCTTgctagaatttttttatgcggaagaaaAACATGCcagcaaaaaataatagccaAACATCTATGGTATTCTCTattcacttcaaacttgcacttgctaaaaattttgtacaaagtttgaaactttctttgatggtttttgttgtagtatgaattatatttttataaaaaaaataggggTGTGTTTATAATCTTGGAACGGAAtgtatatgagaagaaatcgtaggAGTACGAATCAAATCATAGTGGTTAGGGCAAGTACGTGCAGCCGTGCAAGGcgatttaatttgaaataggGCAGTTTTGTAATTAGCAATAATTGTAATAGGGTTGGATTTCAAAGTCACAATTaacagaaaatttagaaatactcAATTCTGTGCTTACCTTGATAAAACTGAAAGGTTTTTATATACTGTGCTCTTCACCACTCTATGGTGAGCGATGGAATGTAAAC harbors:
- the LOC128854767 gene encoding discs overgrown protein kinase, which gives rise to MELRVGNKYRLGRKIGSGSFGDIYLGTTINTGEEVAIKLECIRTKHPQLHIESKFYKTMQGGIGIPRIIWCGSEGDYNVMVMELLGPSLEDLFNFCSRRFSLKTVLLLADQMISRIDYIHSRDFIHRDIKPDNFLMGLGKKGNLVYIIDFGLAKKFRDARSLKHIPYRENKNLTGTARYASINTHLGIEQSRRDDLESLGYVLMYFNLGALPWQGLKAANKRQKYERISEKKLSTTILSLCKGFPSEFVNYLNFCRQMHFEQRPDYCYLRKLFRNLFHRLGFTYDYVFDWNLLKFGGPRNPQAIQQQQDGGGECQQGQEASASQQQQHQHNQKQIAGGVAAVGSAQIMNSGGGGGAQTLVSSSGAMVGGGTSQMVVGSGNGGGGLNMDDSMAATNSSRPPYDTPERRPSIRMRPGGGGGGGVVQPGVVNDVRNAK